Below is a genomic region from Phalacrocorax carbo chromosome 10, bPhaCar2.1, whole genome shotgun sequence.
tCGCCGCGGGCTGGTGCTGTCACGTCTGCCCCCTGTCCCCTCGCAGCGCACCCGCCGCCGGGAGACTTCATCGCTCTGGGCTCCAAGGGGCAGAGCGGCGAGGGCAAGGCCGCCGCGACCCTGCTGAAGCCGGCGCCCCCCGGGCTGCCCTCCGAGCGCAAGCGGGACGCGGCCGCCGCCTTAgcgggcccggcggggctgACCGGCCTGACCAAGCGGCCCAAGCTCTCCTCCACGCCTCCCCTCAGCGCCCTGGGACGCCTGGCGGAGGCGGCTGTGGCGGAGAAGCGAGCCATCTCACCCTCCATCAAGGAGCCGTCCGTCATCCCGATTGAAGGTGAGGCCTCGCTGTGCCCCTGCCGTGACAGGCGAGCAGGGATGCAGGCTTCAGCACACCTGTCCCGAGGGCTTCAGCCCGGGAGCCCTTCTCCAAGCCCGTACACTAACATCGGAGTGCAGTCCCGAAGGGTGTCCCGTGCTGAATGCAGGCGTGGGGACACAGTTTTGTCTCCTCTCCTGTTTGCATTGGGTTGTGTTTGTCCAGTCTGATAGCTGTTTAACAGCAGCATCTGAAAGACTCCCTGAGGAAATCTTTGAGCCTGGGTTGTGgtattttattcatgtttttctttagtaGACTCTGGATCTGAACATTGCTTACTTTTTGAAGTATCATTCTGTTTTCATAGAATcaatcatagaacggtttagcttggaagggacctttagaggccatctagtccaacctccctgcagtgagcagggacatcttcaactagatcaggttgctcagagccctgtccaacctgaccttgaatgtttccagggatggggcttctaccacccctctgggcaacctgtgccagtgtttcaccaacCTCattgtagaattttttttccttatatccagtctaaatctactctcctttagtttaaaatcattaccccttgtcctgtcacaacaggccttgctaaagagattgtgGCCATCATTTCTAGAGTCCTCTTTTAAGTAATTTTCTGGTGTTTTATGGATTTGCAGAGGAGTATTTTAGCACGGACcaatggaaaaataatcagGGGTCTTATCAGGTGTGAAACAGAACTTTTAATAGCAATTGGGTAGGGAAGAGCCATTGCAGGTGCTAAAGGTGAGCAAGTTCATGCTTTAATTTCCTGGTGActggccctgccagcagctccaggtGGGTTATTTTGCAGAAGGATAAATACTGATGCCTGTGTGTTGATGGTTGCAGTTGTCCCCACGGTGCTGCTGGATGAAATtgaggcagcagaggcagaaggcaATGACGACCGTATTGAGGGGGTGCTGTGTGGAGCTGTgaagcagctgaaaatgaacagagCCAAACCTGATACCACGCTGTACCTGAGCCTCATGTACCTggcaaaaatcaaaccaaacatATTTGCTACCGAAGGGGTTATCGAGGTGAGGGCTGTGCTGCATCGGGACTCTTGGGCTTACTGACGTATCGTCGCTGCCAGCTGGCGAGCATAGTTGCAGTCGCTCTCAAGCCAGAGCGTAATCTGCATGTCTTTGTAAAAAACATAGCTCTGTTGCAACCTGCTGCAATTTGTATTTCTAAAGCTTTTCTGTATGATTTCTTTCAATCtggcttgatttttatttttaatttattttttgtggatGATATTCCAGGCACTGTGCAGCTTACTCCGAAGAGATGCCTCTATCAATTTCAAAGCCAAAGGGAATAGCCTCGTGTCTGTCTTGGCCTGCAACCTTCTCATGGCAGCTTACGAAGAGGACGAGAACTGGCCAGAGATCTTTGTCAAGGTTGTTGAACCAAGGGGGCTTCTGCCAGAACATGGGCAGACTGGGCTGGGGAGGCTGTGTGTGTTGTGGGCAGGAGAGAAGCAGACTATTTATTCCTGTGGCAAGGGAAGGGGGTCTCCAGTGGCCTGTTGCCCAGGATGGGGAATGCAGGTGGAGGAGGCAGAAATTGGAGGCTGGGCCTGTGCTGTATTGACAAGGGAGAAACCCAGAGTCcttggttttttaaagaaaaatctccgCTAGTTGATGAGATGCTGTGGCCTCCTTTGCCTTTTGTTGCCTcatctctgctctttttttgaGATGCCTTTGATAATCTGTACTGATATGTGTCCCAAAGGCTTCTAACTTTCTAATTTTGTCTATAGGGATTAAGCAACCTGTTGCTTTAACAAGGCTAAGCTTATAAAAGACCAACTTCTGTATTTTGATGGTAGAATTTAATGTGAAGTCTTTGCTAAAGCTAAATCAGCTTTGCTGCTTCAGAGGGTTGGTGCCTGGTAGAGCTTgggttgtgtttggttttttgctctTATGTGACTTGCCTGCAGTCATCTGGTCTTTGCTTTTCATCCATGTGGTGGTTATGCTGCTTTCCTATTTCACAGCTGTACATTGGAAACAAACAGGAACTTGGGGAGCTTATAAATACTCCTCTGATTAACCAGTACAAAAAAGGCTTGAGTGTGGTTTGtgttctcttctgctttctgtcctGTAGGTTTACATTGAGGACTCTCTTGGGGAGCGCATCTGGGTGGACAGCCCTCACTGCAAGACATTTGTGGATAACATCCAAACAGCTTTTAACACAAAGATGCCTCCTAAGAGCATGCTCTTGCATGGAGAAGTTGGACGTAGCGGAGGGGACCTTAGCGCTGGTAAGATGATGTTTAGGAAGCGGGAACAAAGGGCTAGGGAGAGGATGGAGCCTGGTGAGCTTATTGACTGGTGAGAATAGATTGTTACTGGATGGAATCACATAGACCAGGCTTTGAGTTCCAGACATTGCTTTTGCTCTCTTTGGGCTCTTTCATTTCTCGGGGATGTTTGAGGGCAGGAAGTGGAAGAGGCTTAGAGAATGTGCCTGTATGAGATGCAGTGTGAGGAAGTGACTAGTTGTGGCCTCCTTCAGTGTTGCTGAAGGAGATCCTTGAGAGAAGCTGAGCACGTAAGAGTGTGAGTGATCGATCTCTAGAAAGCAGAGTTGTCTCATGATGTGTGCTGTGTGCTGGTCTCTTAGGGAGTAGTCCACACCCTTCTATGACAGAGGAAGAAGACAGTCAGAGTGAGCTGCTGATTGCAGAGGAGAAAATGAGCCCAGAGCAGGAGGGCCAGCTCATGCCCAGGTACAGTGCCTCTTTTTCTCCTGACGTAGCTGTGTGGCAGATCTGTCTGTGCTGACCTACtcttgcagtgctgcagcagggagctcCCTCTCTGCACTCGCTATCCTGTGGCACTTGCTAGAGGATGTTGAGTATCAGACACAACTGGTTCCAGGAGAAAGGAGTGggcttttttgtctgtttgtaaTGCATACCACAAACAAGAAATGATGCTGATCACTGGACGCAGTAAAGTGTGACCGAGCTGGCTTGTGTGGAAGTGAATAAAATGTAGTGTGCCTGTCCCAGGTATGATGACCTTGCAGAGAGTGTGGAGGAATACGTCCTAGACATGCTGCGGGACCAACTCAACCGGCGCCAGCCAATGGACAATGTCTCCAGGAACCTCCTTCGACTGCTGACAGCAACCTGTGGCTACAAAGAAGTGCGGCAGATGGCTGTGCAGAGGCTAGAGATGTGGCTGCAGAATCCAAAGGTAAGGACAGAAGCTGCTGAAGCACAACTCTTCTGGACCTGATCTGATATCCAGCCAGGAGGGCTGCGTACTGTGTGCCAGTTATGTTTCTGATCTGTGATGGCAGGTGGCTGTAGCCTTTCTGTTCTTCGTCTGCAGTTGACCAAGCCAGCTCAGGACTTGCTGATGTCAGTCTGTATGAACTGCAACACCCACAGCTCAGAGGACATGGAAGTTATCTCCAACCTGATCAAAATTCGTCTCAAGCCAAAAGTCCTTCTCAACCACTACATGCTGTGTGTCAGGTGAGTGAGTGACCAGGTCTGTGATGGGAAGAGACAGCACTCTGGAAGATGTGCCCAGGATCTTGATGGTTGCAGTGTCTCTGCATAGTGGTTTTAAATACCACCTTGGACCATGGGGTGTTCTGTGTAATATTCAAATGAGTTTCACTGGCTTGGAGGTCTTTCAGTAATCCTTTGATATTGCTGGACACATGTGCTGCTCCTCACTTTTGTGTGTTAAATACTTCAAAGAGAAATCAAAACAGTGGGTCTAGCTGCAATGAAACCTCACCTCTGATACCTCTGGTGTTCCCTTGCAGAGAGCTGCTGAATGCACACAGGGATAACCTGGGCACCACAATTAAGTTTGTGATTTTCAACGAACTATCAAATGCAAGAAATCCCAACAACATGCAGATCTTGTATACTGTGCTTCAGCATAGCTCAGAGCAAGCTCCAAAGGTAAGTGTAGTGTCTTCTGTGACTGCCGGTGATCCCAGAGCCCCACCCGAGAGATTTAGTTAAACTGAGGCTCACATCAAATCTTTCCACAGACAACTGTGTGATCTGTATCATactgttttgaaattatataATTGCACTTGTTAGAAAATGCCCATGCATATTTATTCCTATCTCCCACATTCTGGGTGACCAACCTTGTGGTAATGAAGTTTCATGAGAGAAATGTTGTTAtggttccccaggggtctgaAGGACAGGCATACCACCAGCATTGTTTCCTTgtgtcttttcattttatggGTGCAGATACTTTACAATGCACTGAAAGTGTTGTCTTTCTCTATGGCGTCAGTACCTAGCAATGGTGTTCCAGGATCTTTTGACTACTAAGGATGATTACCTGCGGGCTTCGCGGGCTCTGCTGCGAGAGATCATAAAACAAACGAAACATGAGATCAACTTCCAGGCCTTCTGTCTGGGTCTTATGCAGGAACGGAAGGAGGCTCAGTACACAGAAATGGAATTCAAGGTACCACATTCTTTGTTCCTTGTGCTGCTGAATGTACCAGTGGTGTACTTGGCTCTTCTATATCTCTTTCTGGCCAttctttcttgtgctttttgTTATCTGAGTCAGTATTTGTGTCTCGTATTTCATAGCAGTGCTCCCACATCCCATTTCTAGACATCCATGATTGTAATTTTTGATGGTGAAACACTGTTCCAGAAGGCAGCTTTGGGTACTTCTGATTCAATtcaccttttgttttgttttgtttttttttttaaaggagcgGTTTGTCATCCACATAACTGATCTGCTAGCTGTGTCCATGATGCTTGGTATCACAGCCCAGGTGAAGGAGGCTGGAATTGCTTGggacaaaggagagaaaaagagtaAGCAGAACAACCTTCTGAAGATGGGCAGCTTGACAGATATCTTCTGGCAGCGCTGGGGTTGAGGGAAACATTGTGGCAAGGGTTAGGAAGGGGTGTAAGCCTCCATTCTGAATAGAGGCACAGGAGTGCTTGCTATCCTGAAACAGAGCTGGCAGGTGTCATGTGCACAGCTGGGTGAATATACAGGTACTTTTGATATCTATGGAGGCAGTGGTTGAGAGGCTTGGGAAAGGGGACTGTGTATGGAGGGGACTGAGGGACCTGGGTCACACCTGGAGGGGCAGCCGTAAGGATTACCAAGTACCTAATGCTGAGAAGACAGGCCTTTGAGGTGACTGTCCTGAAGTGACTGCCCAGATGTCATCTTCTCACAGCGCTAACTTGTCCATGCTACATCTCGGGGTTTTGTTGCAGTGCACATCAGAAAGCGAAGCACGTGTGTGCTCAGTGCTAGGATGCTTAAGGCTGTCTGATATACCTCTCCCCAGTTTACTGTTGATGCTTTGGAGCCCTGGTTACTATCCGCTGTTGAAACAGCCACCCTCTCCTGCTTGGCTCCTGATGGGGCTCTGATATGTGTGTAGTTTGTAACCTTACTGTTTTTCAGACCTAGAGGTGCTGCGCTCTTTCCAGAACCAAATTGCTGCTATCCAACGAGATGCTGTCTGGTGGCTTCACACGGTCGTTCCATCTATCAGCAAACTGGCTCCAAAGGACTATGTGCACTGGTAAGAGAGTCAGCCTGGTAATCTGCTGTGCATAACCAGTTGCTTTCCCAACAGTGTGTGACATATTATGAAAAACCATGCATATGCCAGGGTTTGGTTAGAGTTCTCTCCCAAATCAGAAGATTTGGATCTCTTTGGATAAATCTTTTTATCagacagggagcagaaacaGTGTTTTAGCAGGGTTCAGGCTGGGACTGTCTCCCTCTCAGGAATTCCTGCAGATGCATCCTCTTATGAGAAATGTATGACAATGGAAAATATTCCTGATTTGTATTATTTGAGTCCACCCAATAGGGCATTTCCCGTTACCTGACCAAGCATAATCCCTGTGGACCCCTCGATGTTCTTTTGTCTGATGTACTTTTTGAGGCTGTATGGTTGAGGGCTCCGTAGACAGTGCTGTTTTCTCTGCCTGCTTCTTGCTGTATCCTGGGTTCAGGCTCAAGACATTACTGAGGCAGGACAAGCCAGAATTAATAGCATCTGAGATATGTTCATGGGAAGTGTAAATGCCCAATGCCCATACTGTATAGTCCTCTCTGTGTTTTGAGTTGTTACTTTTGCTATATTAGCTTATCTGAGGGGGCTTCTTCATGTGTAAGATGGGAAGCATTAGCAGGAGTTTGGGGAGACTGAATTGTTGGATGTGTTCTTGAGCCTCACACACGTGGTGTTTACTGTCCTTTTCATCTCTGCAGCCTCCACAAGGTGCTCTTCACAGAACAGCCAGAAACCTACTACAAATGGGACAACTGGCCCCCTGAGAGCGACCGCAAGTGAGTGTGTGCCCCACCCACAGCTGGGTGGAGGTGCCAAGCTGCTGTAGCTGGAGGCAGAGCAATTGGTGTTTTCTGGTGTTCCTTATATAGCTCTGTGTTGGAAAGGTTTGGAACTCTGCTTAGATTTTCTTCATCTGTTACATTGCCTTAAAATTGAGGGATGTTGCTCCATTCTCCAtctgttcctcttcctcctttgtttCTGTTCCCTGTGCCAAGCTGTTCTGTCTTGGTGCTGTAATTGTAAGAAGGGCAGCCCTGCACTATGTGGTTTGTACTGGGATAACATTAGGGAGCTGACTCAAGCAGGCTGAAGTCCAGAGTTAGAAGGCAATGTGAGCAATATTCCATAAAGCAATTCGTTTCACATTAGTTGCATTTGAGGCTGGAGACCAGGGAGGGGGTTGTAAACTAAGCTGTGATTTATCTTCTGCTCAGATGAGCTGTAGGGTCTGTGGAGGGTTTCAGCAACCCTCATGCTGCTGTCAAAGAAGCGTAATTGATGTCTCATATCTCATGCAGCTTCTTCCTTCGCCTCTGCTCTGAGGTGCCCATCCTTGAAGACACGCTGATGCGGATCCTTGTGATCGGTTTGTCACGGGACCTTCCTCTTGGCCCTGCGGATGCCATGGAGCTTGCTGACCACTTGGTGAAGCGGGCTGCGGCTGTGCAAGCAGATGGTAAGAATGCACAAAGCTCCAGCCAGCAAGTGGTTACTTCTGCCTACGTGTCCTCTTATTGCCACCTGGGGCTGAGGTGGCTTCTACCTGTACCAAAGAACCTTTGCATCGCCTAAAGCATGTTTTAGTCGTGATGGCTAAGCATTTGGCTCAAAGGCAGACATGTATTGCTGTTGCTTTCTCACTAGAGAAGCTTCTTATTTTCTCATACTGTTTCTCCCTGTTACTAGTTTTCTATCATGGAATGTTTAGGAAATTATTGGTTGTGTTGAGGATGAGGGACTGTGAATAGCCACCCAAAGTTTTGAgttagcatttttaaatttagtttagTCCTTTATACAGAccataaaatgaataaaaatttttaggccatcagaaaatgaaagggtTGGAAGTTAAAGTAATCAACCCATGTATTGTATGCTCCTCACAATTCCGTTATTCAAACACTGTTACAGAATATCAGTTACAAAAACAGCCTTAACTCTTACCTCTTTTATGAATTCATTCAACATCTGTCCTGAATTCCTGCATCCTTGAAGAGTATGTCTGTTCAATTGAGCTATATGTGTTTGTGTTGGAGTGAGTGGGTTGTCAGAGTTTGAATCTAAAGCATCTTATGTACTCTTAGTGCTGAGTGCTGACTGGTTAATAGCGAAGTTTAATGCAGATCTGGTCAGTGCAAGTGGAATGAGCTAGACTTTGCTGTTGAATAtcctgtgaaaataaatatgccCAACCTCTCAGTatagcattttaaatactgcaCCGTTTCAAATGCTGGAAGTCCCAGAGTTAAGTTAAAGTGAGTCTGAAAACTTGCAACAAgattgaaatgcatttttagttCCTCTGAGCCCCAGACGTTCTGAGCAGATTCAGTGCCTTCCTGGAGAAGTATATTTGAGTTCTGAAAAAGATGCAGGTATCACATTGGATGCATTTGGGAAAAAACCTGCTGTTATGAAGAATTTAAACCAAATTGCAGCTGAAAAGCTCAATATCCTTATATATTGACTTGTAGCTTTTTTAAGTGTTGCTGCTTCTTaagtgttgttgtttttttgttcctgtaatATCACAAGAGCAAGCTCACAATAACATAGTTGCTTGAAGTAAAAATTTTTGTGATACTGTGATGCTTTTCTTGAAGGACTTTCAGCCAGGTAGACAGGTCAATAACTTGCttagtcttttcttctcttcctccagaTGTCGAAGTCCTGAGGGTAGAAAGAATCCAGCTGATCGATGCAGTCTTAAATCTGTGCACTTATCACCATCCAGAGAATatccagctgcccccagggtaAGGCTTATCACATAGACAATCTTGTTGTGATCTAGCTCATTTTCACCTTGTGACTAACAATACTAGCTCACAGATTTTAAGATGCATTTCCTTATTACAGTTTCTAATAACAAAATTGTGAGAAAACCTTTTCAGTGTCACGATCAGGTGGGAATTTTTCCAGGGGAAATAAGACCGGAGTGATGGAATAGACTTTCCTCTATGAGCACTCTGACCTTCCTCTAGAAATTTTCATCTGAGCCCTGCTGTCCCTTCTGAGGAAGGCAGTTTCTTTTTGAAAGCCACTGAACTGATGTGGCTGAATCTAACCAGTGCGTAATTAAGGAGAAGAGCAGAATTGAGATAGGCTTAAGTAACCAAATCCAACCACTTGTATCTCTTGATGGCTTTTGCAGGTACCAGCCTCCAAATCTAGCTATTTCTACCCTCTACTGGAAAGCCTGGCCTCTCCTGCTTGTAGTGGCTGCATTCAATCCTGAAAACATTGGTGAGTGTGGACATTTCTTAGGACACTAGTTCTGCTGCAAAAATTGGCCAGCGTGCCATTTGCTGAAGTCTGGTTGCCTGTGTTCAAGGCATGTGCTGGGCTGGTGAGATAACTGCAGTTGACTAACTGCGTATTCCCTGTGTGTGCAAAAATACACAGTGTGGGTGTTTGGACGAGCATGTGGTTGGAATCACGTTGTCTGTGCTCGAAGTGTGGTGAGCTGTTCCAAAGTGTTTGTTGTCTGCCTCCCCACCTTGGAGTGTTTTAGACTATGTGTAAAGAACCCTCACTATTTTTCCTGTATTCCTGACTGCCTTTCTCTGCTGCAGGTCTGGCTGCATGGGAGGAGTACCCCTCTCTAAAAATGCTCATGGAAATGGTCATGACCAAGTTAGTATGCATAAATCCCTACATAAATCAAATAGGCTACTGAAAACACATATTTCTGAATGAAATTTGTGCCAGCTGGCTTCTTCCTTTCCAGTGGGACTGGCATAAAATAAGCTGGCTGGCAGCAACACTCCAGTTTGAGTGGGAAAGGTGGCTTCCCCCAACAGAAATATTATAAGGAAGGGAATAAAGCTGAGAAAAAGGGGAGGGCTGACTGTGATGGGCCTTGCTGAAAAGGTCTTGGTCTCCCTGGCCCTATTGAGAAGCTGCcttgttttttctgtgttgccTGATGGAGCCAAGATCCTGGGGACTTTCTGACTGTGGTTCATGGGTTTTGAATTAGTCAAGGtaaccattttcttttctaacttATTTTCCCAGTAATTATTCCTATCCTCAATGTACCTTGACGGATGAGGAGACACGCACAGAGATGATTAATCGTGAACTTCAAATCtcccagagagaaaaacaggagaTTCTTGCATTTGAGGGTCATCTGGCTGCTGCatccacaaaacaaacaattacagagagcagcagcctcTTGCTGTCCCAGCTAACAAGTCTGGACCCTCAGTAAGTAGCCTTTTGCAGTCTGGTACCATAATGAAATCCCAGTTAATGCTAGTCAGGAAACCATACTGCTCATAGGGTGGTTGATGTGGGCAAGAGGAGCCCTGAGATTTGGTAGCCTGTGGGATATGTGTCATATTTGGTCCTTATCCTGTTGCCACCTGCACGTGGCCCTCAAGCACTACTGACTGACTGATCCTCATCAACTCCAGAACAAAAGAAAGTACATCTGCCTGTGGATAACTTCTTGTTCCTCTGGCAGGGGCCCCCCACGGAGACCTCCACCACATGTCCTGGAGCAGGTCAAAAGCCTGAACCAGTCGCTTCGCTTGGGTCACCTCCTGTGTCGCAGTCGCCATCCTGACTTTCTTCTCAACATCATTCAAAGACAGGTGGGCTCCCTCGATGGCTTGGCTATATTGTGATCTGATCCGTCGTTTCTGAAACTTGAGCAGAGTGAGGGGCAAAAGGAAGCTAAGAAAGATGCAGGGGACGGTGCTTTACTGCTCAGGAATTAAATGATCAGTGTGCTGCGTCTATGTTCTGCTGATCTTGCATTGTTATTCTCCTGCTTCCTAGGCCTCATCACAGTCAATGCCATGGCTGGCAGATTTGGTTCAGTCCAGTGAGGGCTCCTTGGATGTCCTACCTGTGCAGTGCCTTTGTGAGTTCCTGCTTCATGATGCTGCTGATGAGTCGACCTCGggtgaagaagaagaagagggcGAGAGTAAAGAGCAACGTGCCAAGAAGCGCCAGGTGAGTAGTAGTCTCCTGGAGATCAGTTCTGTTACCTACTTTCTGTGCATcctggattttatttcattggAAAGGCCAACTTCTTGCTCTACAGAGACAACAGAAACAAAGGCAGTTGCTTGGACGGTTGCAAGACTTGCTGCTGGGTCCCAAAGCAGATGAACAGACAACCTGTGAGGTGCTTGACTATTTCCTGCGACGCCTGAGTTCCTCCCAGGTGGCCTCACGGGTCTTAGCCATGAAGGTGAGCAAAATTAAAACCTTCTTGACTAGgatttttcagaagctgagCGCAGAGTCCTAGATCCTCATGAGTTCAGAGCCAGTGCAGTGGAATTGTTTCATATCATCCTTCTTCAGTAACTTGTCTCAATGTCCAGACCCCATCAAATGTAATTTTACTCCCTGCTGCTAAGAAGCCTTCCTTGTTCAACAGCCAAGTAGCACTTTTCTCAAGATACAGAGCTGgattttgctgtgtttcctgTGAAGCTCAGGTGTAGACTCAGCAGATCATGTGCTAGATGGAGTAATTGGCAGCAGCTGTTGTCTGTGGGGAATGTGAGTGAGTGCCTGGTGCTTTAGAGCATAGTCAAGGCAAGCAGAATTGCAGAGAGCTCAAAAGATTATGCTTACAGAGGGCTGAAACTTCAAGCAGGGTAGCTGTCAAGCAAACATGAGATGCAAAACCTGTTGTGTGCTGCATTTGGATTGTTCTGAGATGTTTGAAGCTTGTTTCTATTATATTCACTAGTATGTAACTAGTGGTCCAGCTGTGGCTTCAAATGCAACAGCTGTGTCTGTGTGACTTCTGCAGGGCCTGTCCTTGGTGCTGTCAGAAGGGGGACTGCgtgatggagaagagaaagatcACCCCATGGAAGAAGACTCTGGCGATTCTGAACTGCTGCAGGGATATCAGTGGCTACTGAAAGACCTCCCAAGGCTGCCACTGTTTGACAGTGTTAGAGCAACAACAGCTCTTGCCTTGCAACAGGTAGGTGTTAGTAGCTGGAAGGGATAGGTGACCAGCTTATTCTTTGTCCTACTCGTGCTACGATGAATCTGAGCAAACTGCGTGTGGATGTGATATCGACGTAATTGCAGAAGAATTTTTCTTATGCTGgtgcttgttttcattaaattctGATTTCCAACGAGAGGAATTCTCATTCTAGGCCATCCACATGGAGACAGATCCCCAGACCATCAGTGCTTACCTGGTGTACCTCTCCCAGCATGCCCCAGTGGAGGAGCAGGGACAGCACAATGACCTCGCTCTGGTGAGAGGCCGGGTTGCTAGGGCAGAGGGGTTGCATGGGGGAGACCTGGCATGCCTCAGGACAGTGGTAGGCATGTGACTTGCTGTGTCAGCACACTGAGGGTCTTGGGAGCGTGTGAATCTGATAACTGCGTACTTGTGTTTCTCCATATGTGTTGGGAGGCAACCTGTGTCTTCAGTTTCATCTCATGAAATTAGATCAGAGCAATAGCCTCCAGTCCAGCAGCCCATCTTAGATGATATGGGGAATGCAAGAGTGGATAGTGAAGGAAATCACATCCTTGGTAGTGTTTCACAAGTAAGCAGGTGCTAAACCTGTAGTCACTTAtatcacagagtcacaggtcggaagggacctcagagatcatctagtccaacctttctaggaagagcagagtctagacaagatggcccagcaccctgtccagatgactcttgaaggtgtccaacgtggccgagtcaaccacttccctggggaaggAATAAAGAGAATACATGGGGATTCTCTCCAGGGAGAGAACAGGAAGTCAGGAACCTTAGTGCTGGGATATGCACTCTCCTATAATCAAAATCAGATTTCTGATGATTTTTTCAAAGGTTTTGGTGACTTTTTTATGTTTGGCTATTATACAatgatatttttcattgttctaTCTCTGGGtggtttttattgcttttaagtCCATTGAACTACATCCTTTATAACAGTTTTTCGGAGATTGATGCATGGTTCTAGGgtctcatgttttctttctgcatagAACTGTTTAGATATGTGGAGAACATTAAATGATAAGAGTCAGTAAATCTGTTTCTTCagagaaatgcagattttaCTAGGTAAATGCTCACTTATAATGCATGCTATGCTACAACTGGGGATACTGTAAGGTATCACAAGATCATGCAAAGCACTGGTGTTTTCCCTGTTGTGGTGGTTCTACTCTTGAATCTACACATTGATCTCCAGAGTGGTGTTAACTGGGCTGATGATGGAAACTGGAGTGTGTGATGCAATGAAGCAGGAGGACCTGGTTGCGTTGTTCAGTAAAGACCTCGTGGATCTTTCCCCCTTGCAGGATGTAGCCCGACTCATAGTGGAGCGCTCTACCATCATGTCTCACCTCTTCTCCAAGCTCTCGTACTGTGCCGAATCAGATGCAGTGCTTGTTGCTCTTCTCTCCATCTTTTCTCGCTACATCAAACGCATGCGCCAGAGTAAGGAGGGCGAGGAGGTGTACAGCTGGGTGAGtgcctccctgcctttcttaaGCAGGTAGAAGAAACTGGACAAGTTAATAAAAGGGGAGCCCATTGTGGGTTACTGCGTATGTAGAAACCACATCTAGTTCAAGAATTCCctgatttgaaaataattggAAGTCGGCATAATATCAGGACCAAGTGTATGTGtacaaaaaaggctttttaacttttccttGAGTATCTTTTATGGCTGCTGTTGGAGATAATGGGCTAGCTGGAACTCTGGTCTGGCTGAATTTGTCCATTCTCATATTCTCCTTTCATCT
It encodes:
- the INTS1 gene encoding integrator complex subunit 1 isoform X3; translation: MNRPKAAAVRRPSAVPKPSAHPPPGDFIALGSKGQSGEGKAAATLLKPAPPGLPSERKRDAAAALAGPAGLTGLTKRPKLSSTPPLSALGRLAEAAVAEKRAISPSIKEPSVIPIEVVPTVLLDEIEAAEAEGNDDRIEGVLCGAVKQLKMNRAKPDTTLYLSLMYLAKIKPNIFATEGVIEALCSLLRRDASINFKAKGNSLVSVLACNLLMAAYEEDENWPEIFVKVYIEDSLGERIWVDSPHCKTFVDNIQTAFNTKMPPKSMLLHGEVGRSGGDLSAGSSPHPSMTEEEDSQSELLIAEEKMSPEQEGQLMPRYDDLAESVEEYVLDMLRDQLNRRQPMDNVSRNLLRLLTATCGYKEVRQMAVQRLEMWLQNPKLTKPAQDLLMSVCMNCNTHSSEDMEVISNLIKIRLKPKVLLNHYMLCVRELLNAHRDNLGTTIKFVIFNELSNARNPNNMQILYTVLQHSSEQAPKYLAMVFQDLLTTKDDYLRASRALLREIIKQTKHEINFQAFCLGLMQERKEAQYTEMEFKERFVIHITDLLAVSMMLGITAQVKEAGIAWDKGEKKNLEVLRSFQNQIAAIQRDAVWWLHTVVPSISKLAPKDYVHCLHKVLFTEQPETYYKWDNWPPESDRNFFLRLCSEVPILEDTLMRILVIGLSRDLPLGPADAMELADHLVKRAAAVQADDVEVLRVERIQLIDAVLNLCTYHHPENIQLPPGYQPPNLAISTLYWKAWPLLLVVAAFNPENIGLAAWEEYPSLKMLMEMVMTNNYSYPQCTLTDEETRTEMINRELQISQREKQEILAFEGHLAAASTKQTITESSSLLLSQLTSLDPQGPPRRPPPHVLEQVKSLNQSLRLGHLLCRSRHPDFLLNIIQRQASSQSMPWLADLVQSSEGSLDVLPVQCLCEFLLHDAADESTSGEEEEEGESKEQRAKKRQRQQKQRQLLGRLQDLLLGPKADEQTTCEVLDYFLRRLSSSQVASRVLAMKGLSLVLSEGGLRDGEEKDHPMEEDSGDSELLQGYQWLLKDLPRLPLFDSVRATTALALQQAIHMETDPQTISAYLVYLSQHAPVEEQGQHNDLALDVARLIVERSTIMSHLFSKLSYCAESDAVLVALLSIFSRYIKRMRQSKEGEEVYSWSESQDQVFLRWTSGETATMHILVVHAMVILLTLGPPQAGDGDFYTLLDIWFPEKKPLPTAFLVDTSEEALLLPDWLKLRMIRSEVPRLVDAALQDLEPQQLLLFVQSFGIPVSSMSKLLQYLDQAVSHDPQTLEQNIMDKNYMAHLVEVQHERGATGGQTFHSLLTASLPARRDSAETAKSKSSPENSQGQSRIRALSQVRVLGPEDDLAGIFLQLFPLNPDPRWQNSNLRPLALALQQALGQELARIRQGNTQVTGITARLLQAVAALMNSPHSGALVMAMHRNHFISCPLMRQLYQYQRCMPQDTAFSSLFFKVLMQMLQWLENPAVEDGPLRAQLKAFAVQYSSRHRINDIRGGFLHLTEALTFRRDPDLISSTVRAIIATLKSGEKCNVEPELISKVLQGLIETHSPYLEELLTVLFSATVESTARFPAMKPIAVVSSLLLQDKEETPVKKELDSCSTEAAWLGPSSGLLNDWLEMLDPEVISSCPDLQQKLLFSWNKAGSQVPSFHPYLLALLTHQSSWTTLHQCIRLLLCRNREQRFDPTASLDFLWACIHIPRIWQGRDQRTPQKRREEFVLHLKASELISLVELILAEAETRYQNTEEGSCTLIQSRLPLLLSCSHGDLESIKKVTEYLTSCIQQWGSSSVGKCCQDLLLQIYLQLPELLVPLPEMLLTSEGARDSSTCKLDALVHRFINLLADTSDSKSSESRVWDANMACRKLAVAHPILLLRHLPMIAALLHGRVHLNFQEFRQQNHLTFFIHVLGILELLQPQVFQNEHQAALWDCLLSFIRLLLNYRKSSRHLAAFISKFVQFIHKYITCNAQAAVSFLQKHSDPLHDLSSDNSDLAMLKSLLAGLSLPSKSGILDRGSDEEKDDDAAAGSLPLVSMSLFTPLTPAEMAPYMKRLSRGQTVEDLSVTEEGVLELKPHTPHSCLRHDSAGDLCLGRLGCAYLACELPVLILFEGCLLL